One segment of Acidimicrobiales bacterium DNA contains the following:
- a CDS encoding metal ABC transporter permease, with protein sequence MQRSLLGGALAATICAVVGTWVVLRGLAFMGDALAHGVLPGIALAFLWGLDLTVGALVSAAVMVAGINLVNRRGNLREDTGIGLLFVGMLALGVIIISRASTFTTDLTGFLFGNVLGVTSADLRTQAVAAVLTIAACTLLYRPFLALAFNQDKAALLGLRPRLANVVLLGLIAIAVVSSFRAVGTLLVFGLLIAPPATASLLVRRVPTMMITAAAIGVASVALGLVLSFHYDTAAGATMAGTAVLVFFLVLAGTELARTLRRPTAVA encoded by the coding sequence ATGCAGCGGTCCCTGCTCGGCGGGGCGCTGGCCGCCACCATCTGCGCCGTGGTCGGCACCTGGGTGGTGCTGCGGGGGCTGGCCTTCATGGGCGACGCCCTCGCCCATGGTGTGCTGCCCGGCATCGCCCTCGCGTTCCTCTGGGGCCTCGACCTCACCGTCGGGGCACTGGTGAGCGCGGCGGTGATGGTCGCCGGCATCAACCTGGTGAACCGGCGGGGCAACCTCCGCGAGGACACCGGGATCGGCCTGCTCTTCGTCGGGATGTTGGCGCTCGGCGTGATCATCATCTCGCGCGCCAGCACGTTCACCACCGACCTCACCGGCTTCCTGTTCGGCAACGTGCTCGGCGTGACATCAGCCGATCTGCGCACCCAGGCCGTCGCCGCTGTGCTCACCATCGCCGCCTGCACCCTCCTCTACCGGCCCTTCCTGGCCCTCGCCTTCAACCAGGACAAGGCCGCGCTGCTCGGCCTGCGGCCACGCCTGGCCAACGTGGTGCTGCTCGGCCTCATCGCCATCGCGGTGGTGTCGTCGTTCCGGGCGGTGGGCACCCTCCTCGTCTTCGGGTTGCTGATCGCCCCGCCCGCCACGGCCTCGCTGCTCGTGCGCCGCGTCCCGACGATGATGATCACGGCGGCGGCCATCGGCGTGGCCAGCGTCGCGCTCGGCCTGGTCCTCAGCTTCCACTACGACACCGCCGCCGGCGCCACCATGGCGGGCACGGCGGTCCTGGTGTTCTTCCTCGTGCTCGCCGGCACCGAGCTCGCTCGGACGCTCCGTCGCCCCACCGCCGTCGCGTGA
- a CDS encoding disulfide bond formation protein B produces the protein MSTDAVALLLALLTVASWVASVVLIAAHVSPGLRARTHDALAGQILPLALLVAAVSMAGSLYLSEVADFIPCNLCWYQRIAMYPQVLLLAIAWYRRDEGIRTYVLPMAVIGACISTFHVLVERFPWIEGSGGVCDPANPCTIKWIEELGFITIPTMALSAFVLIALLMTHLSPDAEQQDEHAEPDATLPEPSPPEPSPSDPTPSEAS, from the coding sequence ATGAGCACCGACGCCGTCGCGCTCCTGCTCGCGCTCTTGACCGTGGCCAGTTGGGTGGCCTCCGTGGTGCTGATCGCCGCCCACGTGTCCCCCGGCCTGCGCGCCCGCACCCACGACGCGCTCGCCGGGCAGATCCTCCCCCTCGCCCTCCTCGTCGCCGCCGTGTCCATGGCAGGAAGCCTCTATCTCTCCGAGGTGGCCGACTTCATCCCCTGCAACCTCTGCTGGTACCAGCGCATCGCCATGTACCCCCAGGTGCTGCTGCTCGCCATCGCCTGGTACCGACGCGACGAGGGCATCCGCACCTATGTGCTGCCCATGGCGGTGATCGGCGCATGCATCAGCACCTTCCACGTGCTCGTCGAGCGCTTCCCCTGGATCGAGGGCTCCGGCGGCGTGTGCGACCCCGCCAACCCGTGCACCATCAAGTGGATCGAGGAGCTGGGGTTCATCACCATCCCCACCATGGCCCTCAGCGCCTTCGTGCTGATCGCGCTCCTGATGACCCATCTGTCCCCTGACGCCGAGCAGCAGGACGAGCACGCCGAGCCCGACGCCACCCTTCCCGAACCATCTCCTCCCGAACCATCTCCGTCCGACCCCACCCCGAGCGAGGCATCGTGA
- a CDS encoding metal ABC transporter ATP-binding protein yields the protein MTTPPRNTPAQTVNVEDLVVRYGGRVALEGVNLSLHAGQATSLIGPNGSGKSTLLNALAGLHRPDRGSVKVLGERPEAVRADIAYVLQATTTGAHLPVTAREAVAMGRYAHLGPLRRFSADDRRLVDEALDRLDLLPLAKRHLNELSGGQRQRVFVAQGLVQHASVLLLDEPLAGLDLASQKAILDVVAQERDRGVTVVTSTHDLGEAATADHLVLLAGRLVAAGTPEEVLTAEHLAAAYRGAVLRLADGSIMVDDGAHHHHEADPADEVDHGRHEHRADEQRRPPPG from the coding sequence ATGACCACGCCCCCGCGCAACACACCCGCCCAGACCGTCAACGTCGAGGACCTCGTCGTCCGCTACGGCGGACGCGTCGCGCTCGAGGGCGTGAACCTGTCGCTGCACGCCGGTCAGGCGACCAGCCTGATCGGCCCCAACGGCTCAGGGAAGTCCACCCTGCTCAACGCGCTGGCGGGCCTGCACCGGCCCGATCGTGGGTCGGTGAAGGTGCTGGGCGAGCGGCCCGAGGCGGTCCGGGCCGACATCGCCTACGTGCTGCAGGCGACCACAACCGGTGCCCACCTCCCGGTGACGGCCCGGGAAGCGGTGGCGATGGGCCGCTACGCCCATCTCGGCCCCCTGCGCCGCTTCTCTGCGGACGACCGTCGTCTCGTCGACGAGGCCCTCGACCGCCTCGACCTGCTGCCGCTGGCCAAGCGCCACCTCAACGAGCTCTCCGGCGGGCAGCGCCAGCGGGTCTTCGTGGCGCAGGGACTGGTGCAACACGCGTCGGTGCTGCTCCTCGACGAGCCCCTCGCCGGCCTCGACCTGGCGTCGCAGAAGGCCATCCTGGACGTCGTCGCGCAAGAACGCGACCGGGGCGTCACGGTGGTGACGAGCACCCACGACCTGGGGGAGGCGGCCACCGCCGACCACCTGGTGCTGCTGGCCGGTCGCCTGGTGGCGGCCGGCACGCCCGAGGAGGTCCTCACCGCGGAGCACCTGGCCGCCGCCTACCGGGGCGCGGTGCTGCGTCTGGCCGACGGCTCGATCATGGTGGACGACGGCGCCCACCACCATCACGAGGCCGACCCCGCCGACGAGGTCGATCACGGCCGCCACGAGCACCGAGCCGACGAGCAGCGTCGACCCCCTCCAGGGTGA
- a CDS encoding TIGR03943 family protein, whose product MRRTDAGAMVTLIGGFSLWMGLTPTHLLYIKPSMTRWLVLSGAILVAVGLAVVVLGRREAGAGAEADAQGGGHRGHHHATRVGWLLALPLCVAVAVGSNPLGSYAAGRQNSQRVLPPGEFDLAQYLNANSFGGQAPALRNIDFVRATQDADQRQLLAEQPVTLTGFVVADPDGGGRSFLLTRFMIGCCAADALAVQVKVPVEPGDLPDEESWVHVEGTLDLDRSPPPGESLDPPVLADVTIRAADEPDEIYEYP is encoded by the coding sequence GTGAGGCGCACCGACGCCGGGGCCATGGTGACCCTCATCGGCGGCTTCTCCCTCTGGATGGGCCTCACCCCCACCCACCTCCTGTACATCAAGCCCTCGATGACCCGGTGGCTGGTGCTCTCGGGCGCCATCCTCGTCGCGGTCGGCCTCGCCGTGGTCGTGCTGGGCCGGCGCGAGGCAGGGGCGGGGGCGGAGGCGGACGCCCAAGGCGGCGGGCACCGCGGCCACCACCACGCCACGCGGGTCGGGTGGCTGCTCGCCCTGCCGCTGTGCGTCGCCGTCGCGGTCGGCTCGAACCCGCTCGGCTCCTACGCCGCCGGCCGGCAGAACTCGCAGCGCGTCCTCCCGCCGGGCGAGTTCGACCTGGCGCAGTACCTCAACGCCAACTCCTTCGGTGGTCAGGCACCGGCGCTGCGCAACATCGACTTCGTGCGGGCCACCCAGGACGCCGATCAACGCCAGTTGCTGGCCGAGCAGCCCGTCACCCTGACCGGCTTCGTGGTCGCCGACCCCGACGGCGGCGGGCGCAGCTTCCTGCTCACCCGCTTCATGATCGGGTGCTGCGCCGCCGACGCCCTCGCGGTGCAGGTGAAGGTACCCGTCGAACCCGGTGACCTCCCCGACGAGGAGTCGTGGGTGCACGTCGAGGGCACCCTGGACCTCGACCGGTCGCCTCCCCCCGGCGAGTCCCTCGACCCGCCCGTCCTGGCCGATGTCACCATCCGCGCCGCGGACGAGCCCGACGAGATCTACGAATACCCGTGA
- a CDS encoding zinc ABC transporter substrate-binding protein: protein MLRRHLRTSALIAAASALALVAAACGSDTSEDASSDSPTVVVTTSILGDVVANVVGDEATVEVLMPAGVDPHEFELSAAEAAQLQDADVIVANGLGFEAGMTDALDAAEEAGVPVIEVAPGLDPLPLAEGAHDHAHEEEGAHDEEAAHSEEEAAHSEEEAAHDEEAAHSEEEGEALDPHVFTDPARMADGVEQLATSLGEEVPALAGDVVAEQAATYADEVRAADQAIEEELSAIPADQRVLVTNHEVFAYFADRYDFEVIGTVIPGGTTLAETSSQELTDLAAVIEENEVPAIFADASSPTELADALAEEGGLDVEVVALYSESLGEPGSDAETYLDMITSNSAAITAALSGTS, encoded by the coding sequence ATGCTCCGCCGCCACCTTCGCACCTCCGCCCTCATCGCCGCCGCGTCCGCGCTCGCACTGGTCGCTGCGGCTTGCGGCTCCGACACGTCCGAGGACGCGTCCAGCGACTCGCCCACCGTCGTCGTCACCACGAGCATCCTCGGCGACGTGGTCGCCAACGTGGTCGGCGACGAGGCCACCGTCGAGGTGCTGATGCCGGCCGGCGTCGATCCCCACGAGTTCGAGCTGTCCGCGGCCGAGGCCGCGCAGCTCCAGGACGCCGACGTCATCGTGGCCAACGGGCTCGGGTTCGAAGCGGGCATGACCGACGCCCTCGACGCCGCAGAGGAGGCCGGCGTCCCGGTCATCGAGGTCGCTCCCGGCCTCGACCCGCTGCCCCTCGCCGAGGGCGCCCACGACCACGCGCACGAGGAGGAGGGCGCGCACGACGAGGAAGCCGCCCACAGCGAAGAGGAAGCCGCCCACAGCGAAGAAGAGGCCGCCCACGACGAGGAAGCCGCCCACAGCGAAGAAGAGGGCGAGGCCCTCGACCCCCACGTGTTCACCGATCCCGCTCGCATGGCCGACGGGGTCGAGCAGCTCGCCACGTCGCTCGGCGAGGAGGTCCCCGCCCTCGCCGGCGACGTGGTGGCCGAGCAGGCCGCCACCTACGCCGACGAGGTGCGCGCCGCCGACCAGGCCATCGAAGAGGAGCTGAGCGCCATCCCCGCCGACCAGCGCGTGCTCGTGACCAACCACGAGGTCTTCGCCTACTTCGCCGACCGGTACGATTTCGAGGTGATCGGCACCGTCATCCCGGGTGGGACCACGCTCGCCGAGACCAGCTCGCAAGAGCTCACCGACCTGGCCGCGGTCATCGAGGAGAACGAGGTGCCCGCGATCTTCGCCGACGCCTCCTCCCCCACCGAGCTCGCCGATGCGCTGGCCGAGGAGGGCGGCCTCGACGTCGAGGTGGTCGCGCTGTACAGCGAGTCGCTCGGCGAGCCCGGCTCGGACGCCGAGACCTACCTGGACATGATCACGAGCAACAGCGCGGCCATCACCGCCGCGCTGTCCGGGACGTCGTGA
- a CDS encoding permease: MLDTPGVGAEVDVDDADEQRATRIGLAGLVWAYIPVVLIARGSFGYLFEGQALRNWSTIFVSLTLQAIPFLVLGTVISAAISALVPSSWIANAVPKRTVLAVPAAGAAGALLPGCECSSVPVAGRLVSRGIPEGAALTFLLAAPAINPIVMVSTAVAFPGRPEMVAARFLASLVTALIVGFFWSGLARPDWLTSKMKVHDHGNRFDNFVSTAAGDFLQAGGFLVAGAGLVAAMQTLVPPSVFDRIGGSGVVAILVMAGLAILLSVCSEADAFVAAGMTQFSLTSRLVFLTVGPMVDLKLIALQAGAFGKGFSLRFTPLVLTVAILTASIVGSVLL; encoded by the coding sequence GTGCTGGACACGCCCGGCGTCGGGGCAGAGGTCGACGTCGATGACGCCGACGAGCAGCGGGCCACCCGCATCGGCCTCGCCGGCCTCGTGTGGGCCTACATCCCCGTGGTGCTCATCGCCCGGGGGTCGTTCGGCTACCTCTTCGAGGGCCAGGCCCTGCGCAACTGGTCCACGATCTTCGTCTCCCTGACCCTCCAGGCCATCCCCTTCCTGGTGCTCGGCACGGTCATCAGCGCCGCCATCTCGGCGCTCGTGCCCTCGAGCTGGATCGCCAACGCCGTCCCCAAGCGCACCGTCCTCGCCGTCCCCGCGGCGGGCGCCGCCGGCGCGTTGCTTCCGGGCTGTGAGTGCAGCTCGGTCCCCGTGGCCGGGCGCCTGGTGTCCCGCGGCATCCCCGAGGGCGCCGCGCTCACGTTCCTCTTGGCGGCGCCGGCCATCAACCCGATCGTGATGGTGTCCACCGCGGTGGCCTTCCCGGGACGGCCCGAGATGGTGGCCGCCCGCTTCCTCGCGTCGCTGGTCACGGCACTGATCGTGGGCTTCTTCTGGTCGGGCCTGGCCCGACCGGACTGGCTCACCTCGAAGATGAAGGTGCACGACCACGGCAACCGCTTCGACAACTTCGTGTCGACCGCCGCCGGCGACTTCCTCCAGGCCGGCGGCTTCCTCGTGGCCGGCGCCGGCCTGGTCGCGGCCATGCAGACCCTGGTGCCCCCCAGCGTGTTCGACCGCATCGGCGGGTCCGGGGTGGTGGCCATCCTGGTGATGGCCGGCCTCGCCATCTTGTTGTCCGTGTGCTCCGAGGCCGACGCCTTCGTGGCCGCGGGGATGACGCAGTTCTCCCTCACCTCCCGGCTCGTCTTCCTCACCGTCGGGCCCATGGTCGACCTCAAGCTGATCGCCCTCCAGGCGGGCGCCTTCGGGAAGGGCTTCTCGCTGCGCTTCACCCCGCTGGTGCTGACCGTGGCCATCCTGACCGCCTCGATCGTGGGGTCGGTGCTGCTGTGA
- a CDS encoding copper resistance protein CopC, with product MKRILAGAAIVAVAFGALVAGAGPAAAHASLESTSPSAGAVLAEAPEQVALTYSEPVEVSLGAVRVYDSNAERVDEGGVRHDGGDTVVQPLSSLADGSYVVTWRVVSADGHPIHGAFTFQVGDVATGDTDALARRLLAADGGSEAVGVLFAVVRFLVFAAVVLLVGAAAFCLLAWPEGLGLDRVRHLLWWAWGVALAATVVSVGTQGAYVGALPLGDVVDVDVVSSVFDSRYGRVALGRVVLLVVAGLALVASSLRPAREDAEGADHSHETGEGPSVGVRVALGVLGVGLLLTLGLSGHAAAGNLVPLALATDLVHVGAAGLWLGGLVVVLAVALPRHRVDELRRVVPRFSSIAFASVAALVVTGVIQSWRQVGSLEALTDTTYGTLLLVKLALFMVMVGFGYLGRRWVQRGYRAAAGEDAGDQGDSVIDEATVVAGYRRSIRVETVLGVAVLAVTALLVNAQPARSALAQAYAAELVADDLLIDLTIDPAKAGPTEIHVYTLTTTGAVAEVEELTLSLSLPSRDIGPLEVPLERAGPGHFSAYDVEIPLPGEWTIDVQALVDEFTEATAQDTVDVRGR from the coding sequence GTGAAGAGGATCCTCGCTGGCGCCGCCATCGTGGCGGTGGCGTTCGGGGCGCTGGTGGCCGGGGCGGGGCCGGCCGCGGCCCACGCCTCCCTCGAGTCCACCAGTCCGAGCGCCGGTGCGGTGCTGGCCGAGGCGCCCGAGCAGGTGGCCCTCACCTACAGCGAGCCGGTCGAGGTGTCGCTCGGCGCCGTCCGGGTCTACGACTCCAATGCCGAACGGGTCGACGAGGGCGGGGTCCGCCACGACGGCGGCGACACCGTGGTGCAACCGCTGAGCAGTCTCGCCGACGGCTCGTACGTCGTCACCTGGCGGGTGGTGTCCGCCGACGGTCACCCCATCCACGGCGCCTTCACCTTCCAGGTGGGCGATGTCGCCACGGGCGACACCGACGCGCTCGCCCGTCGCCTCCTCGCCGCCGACGGGGGGAGCGAGGCCGTGGGCGTGCTGTTCGCGGTCGTGCGCTTCCTCGTCTTCGCCGCGGTGGTGCTGCTCGTCGGTGCCGCCGCGTTCTGCCTGCTGGCCTGGCCCGAGGGACTGGGCCTCGACCGGGTCCGCCACCTGCTCTGGTGGGCGTGGGGGGTGGCGTTGGCCGCCACCGTGGTGAGCGTCGGCACCCAAGGTGCCTATGTGGGCGCCCTGCCGTTGGGCGACGTGGTCGACGTCGACGTGGTGTCCTCCGTGTTCGACAGCCGGTACGGGAGGGTCGCCCTCGGCCGGGTGGTGCTGCTCGTCGTTGCCGGTCTCGCGCTCGTGGCCTCATCGCTGCGACCGGCGCGGGAGGACGCCGAGGGGGCGGACCACTCGCACGAGACCGGTGAGGGCCCGTCCGTGGGTGTCCGTGTCGCCCTCGGGGTGCTCGGCGTCGGCCTGTTGCTCACCCTCGGGCTGAGCGGCCATGCCGCCGCCGGGAACCTCGTGCCGTTGGCGCTCGCCACCGACCTCGTGCACGTGGGTGCGGCGGGCCTGTGGCTCGGAGGCCTGGTGGTGGTCCTCGCGGTGGCGCTGCCCCGACATCGCGTGGACGAGCTCCGGCGCGTGGTGCCCCGCTTCTCCAGCATCGCCTTCGCCTCGGTGGCGGCGCTCGTCGTGACCGGCGTGATCCAGTCCTGGCGCCAGGTGGGCAGCCTCGAGGCCCTCACCGACACGACCTACGGCACGCTCCTGCTGGTCAAGCTGGCCCTCTTCATGGTCATGGTGGGGTTCGGCTACCTCGGCCGCCGCTGGGTCCAGCGGGGGTACCGGGCAGCCGCCGGAGAGGACGCAGGGGACCAGGGAGACAGCGTCATCGACGAGGCCACGGTCGTGGCCGGCTATCGCCGCTCCATCCGGGTCGAGACCGTCCTCGGCGTCGCCGTCCTCGCGGTCACCGCGCTGCTGGTGAACGCCCAGCCGGCGCGCTCCGCGCTGGCCCAGGCCTACGCCGCTGAGCTCGTGGCCGACGATCTCCTCATCGATCTCACCATCGATCCGGCCAAGGCCGGGCCGACGGAGATCCACGTGTACACCCTGACCACGACCGGAGCCGTGGCCGAGGTCGAGGAGCTCACGCTCTCGCTCAGCCTCCCGTCACGCGACATCGGCCCGCTCGAGGTTCCCCTCGAGCGGGCCGGGCCAGGGCACTTCTCGGCCTACGACGTCGAGATCCCCCTGCCGGGTGAGTGGACCATCGACGTGCAGGCGCTGGTGGACGAGTTCACCGAGGCGACCGCCCAGGACACCGTGGACGTCCGGGGTCGCTGA
- a CDS encoding TlpA family protein disulfide reductase codes for MSNRPNPKAKAPARAVQQAQGKSKRPSLALWVLVGILGLGIVAVVVAALSQDDEATAGQEAPVTVEGTALAEFPEGGEDPAVGATAPTLEGSTFAGEPITIGGPSDQPTLVVFVAHWCPHCQAEVPRLVEWKADGTIPEDIRLVAVATSTEAAQPNYPPQDWLEGEDWPGDVMADSEDDTAAGAYGVSGFPFFVALNADGTVAERGSGELDQAGIESLVASLEQPS; via the coding sequence GTGAGCAACCGTCCCAATCCGAAGGCCAAGGCCCCCGCCCGCGCCGTCCAGCAGGCGCAGGGAAAGAGCAAGCGCCCGTCGCTCGCCCTCTGGGTGCTCGTCGGCATCCTCGGCCTCGGCATCGTCGCGGTCGTGGTGGCCGCCCTGTCCCAGGACGACGAGGCCACCGCCGGCCAGGAGGCACCGGTCACCGTGGAGGGCACCGCCCTCGCCGAGTTCCCCGAGGGCGGCGAGGACCCCGCCGTCGGCGCCACCGCCCCCACGCTCGAGGGTTCGACCTTCGCCGGTGAGCCGATCACCATCGGCGGCCCGAGCGACCAGCCCACGCTCGTCGTGTTCGTCGCCCACTGGTGCCCCCACTGCCAGGCCGAGGTGCCCCGCCTCGTCGAGTGGAAGGCCGACGGCACCATCCCCGAGGACATCCGACTGGTCGCCGTGGCCACGAGCACCGAGGCCGCCCAGCCCAACTACCCGCCGCAGGACTGGTTGGAGGGCGAGGACTGGCCCGGCGACGTGATGGCCGACTCCGAGGACGACACCGCCGCCGGCGCCTACGGCGTGAGCGGCTTCCCGTTCTTCGTGGCGCTGAACGCCGACGGCACCGTGGCCGAGCGGGGTTCCGGCGAGCTCGACCAGGCCGGCATCGAGTCGCTGGTCGCCAGCCTCGAGCAGCCCTCCTAG
- a CDS encoding TIGR03943 family protein — translation MNRKTQGVLLLVAGLVALRLVVTRTFDSYVKLSMYWPLLLAGGVLVALGFATSFRGATEEDLAASDAHDSDAGHLGDHEGPGADAGQEGQDEHADHHHSRGPTIGWLLVLPLVVLLLVAPAPLGADAARRQEARAPVYLGTEFPPLPATADGVAELRITETIDRALWDSADSLDDTPVRLEGLVVHSDEVPDGFLLTRFVLSCCAADAIPVQVGVVGGGRPAEDAWVEVEGTVVPAPAVAPDTVDLPRVDLEATSVREVPRPGDTYE, via the coding sequence GTGAACCGCAAGACCCAGGGCGTCCTGTTGCTCGTGGCCGGGCTCGTGGCGCTCCGCCTCGTGGTCACCCGCACCTTCGACAGCTACGTCAAGCTCTCGATGTACTGGCCCCTCCTGCTCGCCGGCGGCGTGCTGGTCGCGCTGGGCTTCGCCACCTCGTTCCGGGGGGCAACCGAGGAGGACCTCGCCGCGAGCGATGCGCACGACAGCGACGCCGGCCACCTCGGCGATCACGAGGGTCCCGGGGCCGATGCCGGCCAGGAAGGTCAGGACGAGCACGCCGACCACCACCACAGCCGAGGCCCGACCATCGGCTGGCTGCTGGTGCTGCCCCTCGTGGTGCTGCTCCTGGTGGCGCCCGCGCCCCTCGGCGCCGACGCCGCCCGCCGTCAGGAGGCGCGCGCACCCGTGTACCTCGGCACGGAGTTCCCCCCGCTGCCTGCCACCGCCGACGGTGTCGCCGAACTGCGCATCACCGAGACGATCGACCGCGCCCTGTGGGACTCGGCCGACTCGCTGGACGACACCCCGGTGCGCCTCGAGGGCCTCGTCGTGCACAGCGACGAGGTCCCCGACGGGTTCCTGCTGACCCGCTTCGTCCTGTCGTGCTGCGCGGCCGACGCCATCCCGGTGCAGGTCGGGGTCGTCGGCGGTGGGCGCCCCGCCGAGGACGCCTGGGTCGAGGTGGAGGGGACGGTCGTCCCGGCGCCGGCCGTGGCGCCCGACACCGTCGACCTGCCCCGGGTCGACCTGGAGGCCACCTCGGTCCGCGAGGTGCCCCGCCCCGGCGACACGTACGAGTAG
- a CDS encoding permease, protein MSRRSPTRTRSRVIGTAEVLGGALVLLALLQRPLAPLFDNPRFQTWSTIFVSITVQALPFLVLGVLISAAIAAWVSPAALRRALPRQQVLAVPVAGLAGAALPGCECGSVPVAGRLVARDVPPAAAVTFLLAAPAINPVVIISTLVAFPGAPEMALARFVASLLAAVVVGWIWIRQGNDDWTEKARRTVGHDDDPPLERFRATAVHDLLHAGGYLVVGAFVAATLQVTVGRSALDTIADHGLLAVLSLALLAVVLCMCSEADAFVAASLNEFSLTARLAFLVVGPMVDLKLIALQVGFFGRPFAVRFAPLTFTVAVLASILVGEVLL, encoded by the coding sequence GTGAGCCGGCGGTCGCCCACCCGTACCCGATCGCGGGTCATCGGCACCGCCGAGGTGCTGGGTGGGGCCCTCGTCCTTCTGGCGCTGCTGCAACGGCCGCTGGCGCCCTTGTTCGACAACCCGCGCTTCCAGACCTGGTCGACCATCTTCGTGTCGATCACCGTCCAGGCCCTTCCCTTCCTGGTCCTCGGCGTGCTCATCAGCGCGGCGATCGCGGCCTGGGTGTCCCCTGCCGCACTGCGCCGCGCCCTGCCCCGCCAGCAGGTCCTGGCCGTGCCGGTCGCCGGGCTGGCCGGGGCCGCGCTCCCCGGCTGCGAGTGCGGGTCGGTCCCGGTGGCCGGACGCCTGGTCGCCCGCGACGTCCCGCCGGCGGCGGCGGTCACCTTCCTGCTCGCCGCGCCGGCCATCAACCCGGTCGTCATCATCTCGACGCTGGTGGCGTTCCCCGGCGCGCCCGAGATGGCGCTGGCCCGGTTCGTGGCGTCGCTGCTCGCCGCCGTGGTCGTCGGATGGATCTGGATCCGCCAGGGCAACGACGACTGGACCGAGAAGGCCCGCCGCACCGTCGGCCACGACGACGACCCACCCCTCGAGCGCTTCCGGGCCACCGCGGTGCACGACCTCCTCCACGCCGGCGGCTACCTGGTGGTGGGCGCCTTCGTGGCGGCCACCCTGCAGGTCACCGTCGGCCGTTCGGCCCTCGACACCATCGCCGACCACGGCCTCCTGGCGGTGCTGTCCCTGGCCCTCCTCGCCGTCGTGCTGTGCATGTGCTCCGAGGCCGATGCCTTCGTGGCCGCCAGCCTCAACGAGTTCTCCCTGACGGCCCGCCTCGCCTTCCTCGTGGTGGGGCCGATGGTCGACCTGAAGCTGATCGCCCTCCAGGTCGGCTTCTTCGGGCGACCTTTCGCCGTCCGCTTCGCCCCCCTCACCTTCACGGTGGCGGTCCTGGCGTCGATCCTCGTGGGCGAGGTGCTGCTGTGA